From the Winogradskyella forsetii genome, the window TTTTTTAAAGGAATTTGATAATACGAATTTGCCAGAAATAGTGAAGAATTTAAGAAAGCCGTTATTGATTATGCATTCGCCTTTCGACAATATTGTTGGAATTGAAAATGCAGAACAATTATATAAAAATGCACATCATCCAAAAAGTTTTATCACACTAGATAATGCTGATCATTTACTGTCCAATGAAAAAGATAGTCAGTACGCTGGAGATATGATTGGTACTTGGGCAAAACGGTATTTTCCAAAAGTTGAAAATGTAATGTTAAGTACCGAAGGCGAACAATTAGTTGGTCATTTGAATATTGAAGAAGATAATTTTACAACATCAATTCAAACCAAAAACCATAGCTTTATTGCAGATGAACCAGCTAGTATTGGTGGCAATGATTTTGGGCCTTCGCCGTACGAATATCTCAATGCAGCACTGGCAGCATGTACGGTAATGACCTTAAAAATGTACTCAGAAAGAAAAAAATGGGATCTGAAAGAAGTATTTGTATATATTTCTCATTCCAGAAAACATAGTGACGATTTACAGGTAGCTGTAGAGCAACCAAAGTACATGGACCACATTAGTAAAAAACTAAAATTTGTTGGTGATTTAGATACTAAACAACAAGAACGATTAAAAGAAATAGCATCACGTTGTCCTGTGCATAAAACCATAGCCAGCGACGTCATTTTTGAAACGGAAATTATAAATCATTAGAAGTGCAGACATTAATAAAACATACAATAACCAAAAATCGATTTTTAGAAATTAGACATCAAACGGCGTTAATTTGTAAATCGTTAAAACCTGAAGATGTTTCCATCCAACCCGTAGAATTTGTATCGCCACCAAAATGGCATTTGGCGCATTCAACCTGGTTTTTTGAACAATTTGTTTTAACAAAATACAAGTCGGGTTATAAAGTTTTTAATGATGATTTCGCTTACTACTTCAATAGCTATTACAACAATGTGGGAAAACGCGTGATGAGAGCAAATCGTGGCACTATGACACGCCCTACTTTGGATGAAGTTTTAAAATACAGAACCTATGTAAACCAAAAGCTTTCAGATTTTATCGAAGAAGGCATTTCGGATGTCATTTCAGAGGTTATAGAAATCGGCCTGCAACACGAACAGCAACATCAAGAATTATTAATTTACGATATCAAGTACATTTTTGGTCATCAACCTTCGTTTCCTGTTTTGGATTTTCAAGTTCAATTACAAAAAGAAAATCAACCACAAGAATTCATTCATATTGATGAAGGCGTTTACGAAATTGGTCATGATAACGACGGGTTTTGTTTTGACAACGAATTAGGACGGCACAAGGTTTATCTTCATGATTTTGAAATTTACAATCGGCTTGTTACCAATTCAGAATATATTGAATTTATAGAAGCTGGTGGTTACCAAGATTTTAATCTTTGGCATGCTGATGGTTGGGAGTTTGTTCAAAATAACGATTTAAAATCGCCAATGTATTGGCACCAAGTTGATGGCAAATGGATGCAGTATACTTTACAAGGTTTTAAAGAAGTGGAAGGGGATTTGCCAGTAAAGCATATGACATTTTACGAAGCTTTTGCTTACGCACAATGGAAAAACATGCGATTGCCAACCGAGTTTGAATGGGAAGTGGCCTCAAAGCACTTTAACCATGGGCAACTTTGGGAATGGACCAATAGTGCTTATTTACCTTATCCAAACTATACCAAAGTTGAAGGCGCACTTGGCGAGTACAATGGTAAATTTATGGTCAATCAAATGGTATTGAGAGGAGGTTCGGTAGCAACCTCTAAAAACCATTGCAGACCAACTTATAGAAACTTTTTTACAGCTGACATGCGTTGGCTATTTTCAGGAATTAGATTAGCAAGATAAGCCCATAATGGGCATTTGGCAAAATGATATTTGTAATAATAAAAACTATTCTTAATGACAAAGAATAATGCATTAGACATTGAAATGAAAAACACTTTCGCACAAGACGTGCTTAAAGGCTTAACTGCCAAAAACAAACATTTACCATCTAAGTATTTTTATGATGATAATGGAAGTCGCATATTTCAGGAAATTATGAATATGCCAGAGTATTATCCTACCAATGCAGAGTTTGAGATTCTTTCCATGCAATCCAAACAGATATACAAGGCGCTCAAGTTTTCAGAACCTTTTAATATTATTGAATTAGGTGCTGGAGATGGCTTTAAAACTTTCAAGCTTTTAGAATATTTGGTAAATCATAATGTTGATGTTCATTACATCCCTATCGATATTTCCCAAGAGGCTATGGATTTACTTTCGAATCGATTGACAGAAAAATTGCCTAGTTTGAAAATACATCCAAAAGTGGGTGATTATTTTGAAATATTAAAGGGTAATCTCGAAAGCGACTACCCAAGTATGTTGCTATTTTTAGGTGGAAATATTGGGAATTATCAAGAAGAAAAAGCGAAAGAACTATTAAACCTTTTTAATAAAAACATGAAGGTTGGTGACAAGCTTCTAATAGGTTTCGACCTAAAGAAAAACCCAATAATTATTCATAACGCTTATTACGATGCGCATGGCATTACAAAGCGTTTTAATCTCAATTTATTAATCCGAATTAATAGAGAGCTGGATGCGGATTTTAAAATTGATGATTTCGATTTCTACAGTTATTACAATCCTGCAACTGGAAATGTGAAAAGTTATCTGGTAAGTTTAAGAAAACAGACCGTTGAACTGAAAAATTTAAATAAATCCATAGATTTTGATTATGACGAATTAGTATGGACTGAGCTTTCAAAAAAATATGCTATTGAAGAAATCCATAACTTAGCAAAGCAAACGGATTTTGCATTAAACTCCAATTTCTTGGATTGTAAACACTTCTTCACTGATAGTCTTTGGGAAAAAATGGCATAAGGATTAATATCGGTAGGAATATGGCTAAGAAACTAACTCAAAAAAAGGGTTATTTACAACAAAAAATAAAATATGATTAAGTTATACAAAATAGCGGTATTATTTATTGCTGTTGCTTTCTTAATAGGTTGCGCCACTTCAAAGGCACAATATAAAGAAGAAGCTGATAAAACCAACGAATTACCAGATAAAGACATAGAGAAAACCTTCTATTTAATTGGTGATGCTGGTAAGTCGCCACAAGGTGGTATGTCTAAAGCCTTAACAGCGTTTAAGAATCATACCGCTGATAAAAATACAACCGAAGACTTTGTGCTTTTTTTAGGAGATAATATTTATCCTGATGGATTGCCGAAGAAAGGTGAAAAAGGGCGTTCGGAGGCGGAAAATGCTTTAGACGGACAACTAAAATCCATTGAAGGTTTTAATGGTGAAGTACTCTTTATTCCAGGAAATCACGATTGGTATGCTAACGGCCTTAAAGGTTTGAAACGCGAGGAAAAGTATATTGAAGAAGCCTTGGTGAAGAAGGCTTTCGAACCTGATAATGGTTGTCCTCTTGAGGATTTTGACATCGGAGATGATATTAAGCTTATTGTCATAGATACACAATGGTATTTAGAAAACTGGAACAATCATCCCACCATGAATGACGAATGCGAAATAAAGACGAGGGAACGGTTCTTCCTAGAGTTAGAGGGCGAACTGAAAAAAGCACAAAACAAGACTATAGTATTTGCCATGCATCATCCTATGTATACCAATGGTGTTCATGGAGGTCAGTATGCATTTTCCAAACATTTGTTTCCAACACAGAAAAAATTGCCCCTACCTGTTTTGGCCTCTTTGGCAACTCAGATTAGAACACAAGGCGGTGTTTCTATTCAAGACCGTTATAATGAGCGTTATAACAACCTAATGAACCGTTTGGAGACCATGACTCTAGATACGGAAAACGTCATATTTGTTTCAGGCCATGAGCATACACTTCAATATTTGGAAAAAGGAAAAATTAAACAAATTGTTTCTGGTTCTGGAGCCAAAGAAGGGTATGCATCCCTAAAGAATACAAGCTTATTCAGCTATGGAAAACAAGGTTTTGCAGAGTTAACCGTTTTCAAGGATGGCAGTAGTTGGGTGACTATGTATGGCGCAGAAAATGGTAGTGCCACCAAGCTCTTTGTAAAGGAAATTTTTCCACCTACAGCGCAATATGATGTGTCTCAATTACCGGATAGCTTCCCTCAAGAAATTGAAACTTCGGTTTACACAAAGGAACAAACTGAAAAAACCGGCTTTTTTGAATCTATTTGGGGAGATCATTACAGAGATGTTTATAGTCAGAAGATTAAAGCAGATGTTGCCACTTTAGATACGCTTTATGGTGGTTTGGAAATTGTAAGAACTGGTGGAGGTCATCAAACACGCTCTATAAGACTTAAAACAAAAGATGGCAGAGAGCTCAACATGCGAGCGCTTAAAAAAAGTGCCACACAATATTTACAGACCGTTTTATTTAAAGACACTTATATACAAGATGAGTTTGAAAGAACGGCTGTTGAAGGTCTGATTTTGGATTTTTACACCGCAGCGCATCCCTATGCATTTATGGTAGTACCAGATTTGTCTGATGCTGCCGAAATATATCACACCAATCCTAGGATTTTCTATATTCCAAAGCACAAATATTTAGGGAAATATAATAAGGATTATGGAGATGAACTCTACATGATTGAAGAACGTCCGGAGGAAAACTATACCGACGAGCGTAATTTTGGTTATGCTGATGATATTGAAAGTACGCATGATATTATTGAAAAGGTACGGGAAGATGAAAAGTATAAAATAGATGATAATGCTTATGTAAGAGCACGTTTATTTGATATGCTGATTGGCGATTGGGATCGCCACCAAGACCAATGGCGTTGGGCGCAATTTGACCAAGAAAATGGCGATAAGCTCTTTAGGCCAATTCCAAGGGATAGAGACCAAGTGTTTTCAAATTTTGATGGTGGTTTATTGGATGTGATGAGAGTCATTGCAGGTCCAACAAAACAACTTCAGGTCTATGATGAAACATTGGAAGATATTAAATGGATGAATTCCGCAGGTATAAAATTAGATCGTGTATTGGTGCAACAATCAACTAGGGAACAATGGTTAAAACATGCTAAATTTCTCCAAGATAATATTACGGACGATGTCATTGAAGAAGCATTTTCTAAGGTGCCAGAAGCTGCTCAAGATGAAACACTTGACGATATAAAAAAGAAACTTAAAGGACGACGCGGTAACCTTGTGGATATTGCCACACGTTATTACGAATACTTAAACGGTTTGGTAATCCTTACAGGTACTGATAAGGATGATTACATCGAAGTAACTAGAATTGGGGACAACGAAACCCATGTAAAGATATCTAGAATTAAAGATGGTGAAAAAGGGGAAGTTATTGTCGATAGAACGTTTAATAAAGATGTGACTAAAGAAATTTGGGTCTACGGTTTGGATGACAAAGATATATTTGAAGTGAGCGGCAAAGCCAATAATTTAATATTTACCAGATTAATTGGCGGACAGGAAAATGATACGTACATCATTAAGAATGGAAGACGAATTAAAATATACGATCACCAAAGTAAACCTAATACCATACAGGAGAAGAAAGGAGGAACACTGCGATTGACTGATGTTTATAAATTGAATCTTTTTGATTACCAAAAAAACATCGTAAACACTGGTGTAATCACGCCAGCCATCGGCTTTAATCCAGATGATGGTTTTTCTTTGGGCTTATCTTATGTTTCAACCATAAATGGTTTTCAGCGTAATCCGTTTTCGCAACAACACCGTTTTAAAGGTGGTTACTTTTTTGCTACAAGTGGATTTTCCCTTAATTATGATGGCGAATTTGCTAACATAAAAGACGATTGGAATTTACACGTTGGCGGTCAATTTACCTCAGAAAATTTCGCCAATAATTTTTTCGGTTACGGTAATGAAACAGAGAATTTGGACGATGAATTAGACTTAGATTATAATCGTGTAAAAACCAGTATTTATATGGCTAAAGTCGGAATTTTGAAGAAAGGTAATTTTGGTAGTGATTATGGTTTCCGAGCAATAATAGAAGGTATTGAATTAGGTGAAACGCCTGATAGATTTATAACGAGTTTTGCTAATGCTTCAGAAGATGGTTTTTTCGACCGTAGAATCTTTGGAGCACTTGAAGCAGAATACAATTATGAGAGTTTTGATAAAAAACTTGCACCGACGAGAGGGATGACCTTTCTTTTAAATATAGGAGCAAAAACTGAAATTGACAATACGAAATATACATATGGTTATATCAATTCCAATTTAGGATTTTATAATGCGATTTCAAGAAATAGAAAATTAGTTTTGAAAACCGATTTACGAACACAGTTTAGGATAGGTAATGATTTAATATTTTATCAGGCTGCAAATATTGGAGGGCAAAACGGACTAAGAGGTTTTAGAACAGAACGCTTTACCGGTCGAAATTCTTTAGTCGGAAGTACGGATTTGAGATATGCCTTTAATCAATTCAAAACAGGTATATTGCCATTGCAAGTCGGCGTTTTTGGTGGTTTCGATGTCGGAAGAGTTTGGCTTAAAGACGATTTTTCAGATAAATGGCACAACGATTATGGAGGTGGTTTTTGGGTAACGGCCGCAGATAGCCTTTCAGGAACATTTAACTTATTCAATAGTGTAGAAGGTTTGCGATTTTCATTCGGATTTGGACTCAATTTTTAATTCATTAATGTGAAAAACTATTTTTATAGAATTTGGAATTCACTAGAGAAGCTAGAGAGCAATATTGCTTTCTATCCCACAATTATTAGTCTTTTTGGGCTTCTCTTTGCGTTTTTTATGATTTATTTAGAAAGTAAAGGTGTTTCTAAATATTTAATAGAACATGCACCAATTTTAGTGGTCAATAATACCGAAACGGCAAGGGTACTTCTAACCACATTTATTGCAGGTCTAATTTCTATTATGGTGTTTAGTTTTTCATTGGTAATGATTTTACTCAATCAAGCGTCGAGTAATTTTTCGCCAAGGGTACTGCCAGGATTGATTTCTAACAGAAGGCATCAGATTATACTCGGTATTTACAATTCCACATTGCTTTACTGTATTTTCACGCTGGTTTCCATTACACCAAATGGCGACAAATATCAAATGCCTGGTTTTTCAGTGTTATTGGGAATTATTTTCATGACTGAAAGTTTGGGTGCTTTTATTTATTTTATCCATTCCATTTCGCAAGAGATTCAAGTGAATACCATAATGGATAAAATCTTTAGAAAGTCTAAAGCACGTTTAGAAAAGTTGGTGGAAGCTGAAAAACATATTGACACGGACTTTGAAGATTCGTCAGATTGGAAAAGCATCATGGCAAATACTACAGGATACATGCAAGATGTAAGCTTAAAATCACTTGCTGGTTTAGCAGAAGAACATAATTTGAAAATAGCAATTGTTCCTATAAAAGGTGCATATATCCTAAAAGGGATTCCTGTACTTAAGTACAAGGGCGAACCCAATGAAGAGATGGACGATGAAGAGGATTTAGAAACAAAGCTAATTAATGCTATAACATTTTCCAATAATGAATTAATAGAAGATAATTATATACTTGCCTTTAAACAAATCACAGAAATTGCCTTAAAAGCTATGTCTCCAGGTATTAATGATCCAGGAACATGCATCAATGCTATTGATTATCTTACGGAACTTTTTGCATTACGAATGACCAAAAAAGACAATAGCTATTATTTTAATGACGATAAAAAAGCAGTTATCCATATTAAAACCGTTAGTTTTGAAGAGTTGTTATATAATGTTATGGCAGCCATGCGAAATTATTGCAAACACGATATTATAGTGGTTCAAAAATTATTTATCATGTTTCAATATTTGCTTCAACAGAATAATGTGTTGAACGAAAACTATAAAGAAGCCATTATAAAGGAAGTGATCAACCTTAAAAAGGATGCTCTAAATAATCATAACAACGAGGCAGATATTAAAACCATAGAAGATTATATTTCCAAACTTCGACATGTGAATCCTTCAGAATATACTTTTGAAACTTAACATAAAGGATTTTGATTTTTTAACCTTCATTTCATCATGTCCAATTAAATTACCAAATGTCAAACCATAAAGATATCATTATAATTGGAGGTGGAGCAGCAGGTTTTTTCGCAGCTATTAACATTGCCGAACAGCACCCAGAATTATCAGTCGCTATTTTGGAACGCGGAAAAGAAGGACTACAAAAGGTGAAAATCTCAGGTGGTGGACGATGTAACGTGACCCATGCCGAGTTTATCCCTTCGGAATTAGTACAGAATTATCCAAGAGGAGAAAAAGAACTTTTGGGACCCTTTCATAGTTTTATGACAGGCGATACCATTGCTTGGTTCGAAGAACGCGGTGTAGAGTTGAAAATTGAAGAAGATGGAAGAATGTTCCCTGTCTCAAATTCATCACAAACTATTATTAATTGCTTTTTGGAGGAAGCCGAAAAACATCAGGTTGAGGTATTGTATAACCATGCTGTGAAAACTATTCATCCTTTAGAAACTGGCTTTGAAATTGAAACTTCACAAGGCCTTTTTCAATCCAAAAAACTATTGGTCGCCACCGGAAGCAATCCAAAAATCTGGAAGTTGCTTGAGAATTTAGGCCACACTATTATTCAACCAGTTCCATCTTTATTTACTTTTGATATTAAGGATAAACGCATCAAGAATATTCCCGGAGTCGTTGCTAAAAATGTTGACATTAAAGTCGTAGGAACCAGTTTAGAATCCAACGGCCCATTATTAATTACACATGTCGGCATGAGTGCGCCTGCCATTTTAAAACTATCAGCTTTTGGAGCTGTTGAGCTGGCCAAACGCAATTATAATTTTAAGATTGAAGTGAATTTTATTCAACTGGATTTTGAGATGTGTTTAGAAGCACTTAAAAATTATAAACAAGAGTTTGCTAAAAAATCAGTGGTAAAATCTGCGCAATTCGATTTACCAAAACGCCTTTGGAAAACGTTGGTTTCAGCTTCAGACATAGCCGAAACAGAACGATGGGCAGATATTAATAAACAACAATTAGAAGCCTTAAGTTCTCAATTAACCCAAGCTATTTTTCAAGTGACGGGAAAAAGTACATTCAAGGAAGAATTTGTGACGGCAGGTGGTGTAGATTTAAAAGAAGTAAACTTTAAAACCTTTGAAAGCAAACGAATTCCTAATCTCTATTTTGCAGGTGAAGTGATTAATGTTGATGCCGTTACAGGTGGCTTTAATTTTCAGAATGCATGGACAGGCGCTTATATTGCGGCTCTGTCTATTATGCTACAATAATTTTCATTATTTCCTGCATAAGTCAAAATGATGGCTTTAAAATCTTCAAAAATATAAGGTTTGGTAATAATCTGATCAAAACCTGCTACTTCAGCTTTAGTGGAAATTTCGGCCGAATTTAGCGCGGTTAGTGCCAGTATAGGAATATGAGAATTAAACATTCTAATATGCTTGGTCACTTCATAACCGTCCATGTCTGGCATATTAATATCCATTAGAATCATGTCAAAATCCTTTTGTTTCACTAGAGATATCGCTTCTCTGCCATTAGCAATGGTTTCACAACTAAACCCGTTTATTTTTTCGATGTTCTTTTGTGTAATCAGCAGATTGATTTTGTTATCATCGACGACTAAAACGCGTACATCACGTTTCGGTAAAATTGATGCTCCTATACGTTGTTCTAAGCCTTTTGATAGTTTAAATTCTATGTCAAAGAAAAAACAGGTGCCTTCATTTGGCGTGGATACAAAATCGATATCGGCATTATGACTTTCCAATAGGGTTTTTACAATATATAAGCCCAGACCAGAACCACTACTGTTTTTATTTAGAAACGCTTTGTTTTCAAAGGCACTAAATACTATTGAGCGATGCTCCTCTTTTATGCCAATACCAGTATCTTTAATTTCAAAACGTAATGTGACTTCATCGTTAGTTCTTTCCTGTTCAAAAACGTTTATGGAAATAGAGCCTTTTTTAGTATAACGGATGGCATTATAGGCCAAATTGATGAGTATTTGACTAAACGCCACTTTATCGATCAAGATATATTCGTTATCATCAGATGCGTCAATATGTACTTTGAGTTCTAAACCTTTGTTTTCTGCTGCAATGGCTACTGTGCTTAGAACATGACCAACAATTTTCTTGATTCTATCTGGTTTTAATCGAAGGTTTTTTTTCTCAAATTTTAGTCGGTTGGCCTGTAAAATGTTATCGATTAAAATGGACATATAATTACTTGATGATATCAGCGAGTCCAAATAAGACTGTTTTTTAGTATCGTCATTTTCTTGGTCTATAAGTGTTGCCAAACCACTAATACCATAAATTGGTGTACGAAGTTCGTGACTTAATACGGAGAAAAATTCAAGTCTATCTTTATCAATAGCCTTAAGTTTAGAGTTTGAGGCTTTTAACGCTTCATTGATATTGACAATATTCTTTCTTGCTTTAAAATAGAAGTAAAAGATGGTCAAAATTACAATCAAGGCTATACTCATCACAACTGTACTTATTAAGAATATCTCTGAATTTCTGGCATTTTGATTTCTTACTTCATTTGATAATTTTAGTTCTTGTTCAGCATTTATAATTTTAGAAATCAGCTCACCATTTCTGTTATTTTGTTTTTCAACATTTGTAAGTGCTTTATATTTATAAGCGTCAGATTTTAAGAGATATTTAGTAGCCGAATCTAAATTTTTAATATTGTTGGTGTAATAGATGTATTTATAATAGTTAAAAGTGGCTAATTTGCGGTAAGAGTTCACATCTGTATCCAATGATGTTTTAAGTTTTTCTTCATTGATTAAAAATAGCAGATCATAACCATTGGCTTTGAATTTAGATAATTTTACCTTTGCTAAGGCTCTGTGGTATTGATAGGATTGGAATAAATTCTTTTTTAGATTTTCAGTACGGTAACTTTTGGAGTAATTGAGTTTTTCAAAATCTGTGGAGTTTAAAGCTTCTAGACCAATTTTACTATAGGCTAACATACTTTTGTTATCATTACTGAAGTAGTCTTTTTTTATTTTATATTCCAGATTGATGAAATAAATCTCACTATTTAGAGCTTTGGAAACCGCTTCGGCTTTAGGAAAAATACTGTCAAATTTCTTGTAGTTCTTTTCATAAACATAAGTATATAGCAAACCAGATAATGATCGGTCTATTCCTTTTTTGTCGTTAAGGGAATCGTATATTTTAAATGCTTTTTTGTGGTAGGATTCAGCAGTTTTGAAATTAGACAATTTTGCCAACACATTGCCTAATGCATTATAAGATTTAGCTTCCGTCGGTTTTAAGTTATATTCTTGAGAAAAGCTAATTGCTTCGTTAAGTAATAGTGTGGCTTTATACAAACTGTCGTTTTTTACCAATAAATCAAGTTTATAGGTATCAAAGGCACAATTAAAACTGCTATCAGCTTTTGTAAGTGGTTCTTGTGCGCACACAATTAAGCCATTAAATAGTAGGCAAACAAACAAAATAATAACAGTGTTCGATTTGGGAAAACACATGACATTATAGTATTAATGCAGTAAAACTACACCATTTCTTTAATTTAGCAACGTTTTGTCGTGTTTATTTGCGTTTGGTGGATTTTGTTTATTTGGCTGCTTTTATTAGATAGCAGTTAATTTAAAGATTTTAAATGGGTTAGAATGAATTGTTAAATTTTGAAAAAATTATATATACAATATATATATTTGATATATAAAAAATTTATTAATGATGGGAAAGACAAAAAAATTGATAGAGTTAGACGATAAAGCCATCGCTATTTTAGAAAAACAAGCCAAGCTTCAAAAACGCTCGTTAAAAAATTATATTGAGTTTACGCTTGAAGATATTGCCATGCGCTACAGCGAACCATCAGAAGAATATAAAAAGATGATGGATGATATGTTAGATAGAGTAGATAGGGGAGAAATAGAATTTATACCAGTCCAAGACTTTAGGAAAAAGTATGATTTATAAACTGATTATTAGTCCTGAGGCTTTTCGTGAAATTGAATTAGCAGAATGTTTCTTTAAAATTAAAGGCGTCGAACAATCATTTTTAAATGACTTAAA encodes:
- a CDS encoding bifunctional alpha/beta hydrolase/OsmC family protein codes for the protein MKSTKLKIKNRKGITLNAHLELPANQKPNYYAIFAHCFTCSSSFSAVKNVSRALTQDGFAVLRFDFTGLGRSEGEFADSHFSANVEDLLDVQTYLTENYKAPSLLVGHSLGGAAVLVAASKIDAVKAVATIGAPSTVEHVKHLFSHQVEETEDNGDIEVNIGGRPFVINQDFLKEFDNTNLPEIVKNLRKPLLIMHSPFDNIVGIENAEQLYKNAHHPKSFITLDNADHLLSNEKDSQYAGDMIGTWAKRYFPKVENVMLSTEGEQLVGHLNIEEDNFTTSIQTKNHSFIADEPASIGGNDFGPSPYEYLNAALAACTVMTLKMYSERKKWDLKEVFVYISHSRKHSDDLQVAVEQPKYMDHISKKLKFVGDLDTKQQERLKEIASRCPVHKTIASDVIFETEIINH
- the egtB gene encoding ergothioneine biosynthesis protein EgtB — encoded protein: MQTLIKHTITKNRFLEIRHQTALICKSLKPEDVSIQPVEFVSPPKWHLAHSTWFFEQFVLTKYKSGYKVFNDDFAYYFNSYYNNVGKRVMRANRGTMTRPTLDEVLKYRTYVNQKLSDFIEEGISDVISEVIEIGLQHEQQHQELLIYDIKYIFGHQPSFPVLDFQVQLQKENQPQEFIHIDEGVYEIGHDNDGFCFDNELGRHKVYLHDFEIYNRLVTNSEYIEFIEAGGYQDFNLWHADGWEFVQNNDLKSPMYWHQVDGKWMQYTLQGFKEVEGDLPVKHMTFYEAFAYAQWKNMRLPTEFEWEVASKHFNHGQLWEWTNSAYLPYPNYTKVEGALGEYNGKFMVNQMVLRGGSVATSKNHCRPTYRNFFTADMRWLFSGIRLAR
- a CDS encoding L-histidine N(alpha)-methyltransferase; its protein translation is MTKNNALDIEMKNTFAQDVLKGLTAKNKHLPSKYFYDDNGSRIFQEIMNMPEYYPTNAEFEILSMQSKQIYKALKFSEPFNIIELGAGDGFKTFKLLEYLVNHNVDVHYIPIDISQEAMDLLSNRLTEKLPSLKIHPKVGDYFEILKGNLESDYPSMLLFLGGNIGNYQEEKAKELLNLFNKNMKVGDKLLIGFDLKKNPIIIHNAYYDAHGITKRFNLNLLIRINRELDADFKIDDFDFYSYYNPATGNVKSYLVSLRKQTVELKNLNKSIDFDYDELVWTELSKKYAIEEIHNLAKQTDFALNSNFLDCKHFFTDSLWEKMA
- a CDS encoding metallophosphoesterase → MIKLYKIAVLFIAVAFLIGCATSKAQYKEEADKTNELPDKDIEKTFYLIGDAGKSPQGGMSKALTAFKNHTADKNTTEDFVLFLGDNIYPDGLPKKGEKGRSEAENALDGQLKSIEGFNGEVLFIPGNHDWYANGLKGLKREEKYIEEALVKKAFEPDNGCPLEDFDIGDDIKLIVIDTQWYLENWNNHPTMNDECEIKTRERFFLELEGELKKAQNKTIVFAMHHPMYTNGVHGGQYAFSKHLFPTQKKLPLPVLASLATQIRTQGGVSIQDRYNERYNNLMNRLETMTLDTENVIFVSGHEHTLQYLEKGKIKQIVSGSGAKEGYASLKNTSLFSYGKQGFAELTVFKDGSSWVTMYGAENGSATKLFVKEIFPPTAQYDVSQLPDSFPQEIETSVYTKEQTEKTGFFESIWGDHYRDVYSQKIKADVATLDTLYGGLEIVRTGGGHQTRSIRLKTKDGRELNMRALKKSATQYLQTVLFKDTYIQDEFERTAVEGLILDFYTAAHPYAFMVVPDLSDAAEIYHTNPRIFYIPKHKYLGKYNKDYGDELYMIEERPEENYTDERNFGYADDIESTHDIIEKVREDEKYKIDDNAYVRARLFDMLIGDWDRHQDQWRWAQFDQENGDKLFRPIPRDRDQVFSNFDGGLLDVMRVIAGPTKQLQVYDETLEDIKWMNSAGIKLDRVLVQQSTREQWLKHAKFLQDNITDDVIEEAFSKVPEAAQDETLDDIKKKLKGRRGNLVDIATRYYEYLNGLVILTGTDKDDYIEVTRIGDNETHVKISRIKDGEKGEVIVDRTFNKDVTKEIWVYGLDDKDIFEVSGKANNLIFTRLIGGQENDTYIIKNGRRIKIYDHQSKPNTIQEKKGGTLRLTDVYKLNLFDYQKNIVNTGVITPAIGFNPDDGFSLGLSYVSTINGFQRNPFSQQHRFKGGYFFATSGFSLNYDGEFANIKDDWNLHVGGQFTSENFANNFFGYGNETENLDDELDLDYNRVKTSIYMAKVGILKKGNFGSDYGFRAIIEGIELGETPDRFITSFANASEDGFFDRRIFGALEAEYNYESFDKKLAPTRGMTFLLNIGAKTEIDNTKYTYGYINSNLGFYNAISRNRKLVLKTDLRTQFRIGNDLIFYQAANIGGQNGLRGFRTERFTGRNSLVGSTDLRYAFNQFKTGILPLQVGVFGGFDVGRVWLKDDFSDKWHNDYGGGFWVTAADSLSGTFNLFNSVEGLRFSFGFGLNF
- a CDS encoding DUF2254 domain-containing protein → MKNYFYRIWNSLEKLESNIAFYPTIISLFGLLFAFFMIYLESKGVSKYLIEHAPILVVNNTETARVLLTTFIAGLISIMVFSFSLVMILLNQASSNFSPRVLPGLISNRRHQIILGIYNSTLLYCIFTLVSITPNGDKYQMPGFSVLLGIIFMTESLGAFIYFIHSISQEIQVNTIMDKIFRKSKARLEKLVEAEKHIDTDFEDSSDWKSIMANTTGYMQDVSLKSLAGLAEEHNLKIAIVPIKGAYILKGIPVLKYKGEPNEEMDDEEDLETKLINAITFSNNELIEDNYILAFKQITEIALKAMSPGINDPGTCINAIDYLTELFALRMTKKDNSYYFNDDKKAVIHIKTVSFEELLYNVMAAMRNYCKHDIIVVQKLFIMFQYLLQQNNVLNENYKEAIIKEVINLKKDALNNHNNEADIKTIEDYISKLRHVNPSEYTFET
- a CDS encoding BaiN/RdsA family NAD(P)/FAD-dependent oxidoreductase gives rise to the protein MSNHKDIIIIGGGAAGFFAAINIAEQHPELSVAILERGKEGLQKVKISGGGRCNVTHAEFIPSELVQNYPRGEKELLGPFHSFMTGDTIAWFEERGVELKIEEDGRMFPVSNSSQTIINCFLEEAEKHQVEVLYNHAVKTIHPLETGFEIETSQGLFQSKKLLVATGSNPKIWKLLENLGHTIIQPVPSLFTFDIKDKRIKNIPGVVAKNVDIKVVGTSLESNGPLLITHVGMSAPAILKLSAFGAVELAKRNYNFKIEVNFIQLDFEMCLEALKNYKQEFAKKSVVKSAQFDLPKRLWKTLVSASDIAETERWADINKQQLEALSSQLTQAIFQVTGKSTFKEEFVTAGGVDLKEVNFKTFESKRIPNLYFAGEVINVDAVTGGFNFQNAWTGAYIAALSIMLQ